A stretch of Enterobacter cloacae complex sp. ECNIH7 DNA encodes these proteins:
- the cof gene encoding HMP-PP phosphatase, whose amino-acid sequence MARLAAFDMDGTLLMPDHRLGEKTLNTLKRLRERDVTLTFATGRHVLEMRHLLGAFSLDAFLITGNGTRIHSVEGDVLHRQDLNPEVADIVLHSTWDTQASVHVFNDRGWFTGSEIPELLHAHVYSGFKYQLIDLRRIPAHAVTKICFCGDHDDLCRLRIQLNEALGDRAHLTFSAVDCLEVLPVGCNKGSALAVLSDHLGLTLQECMAFGDAMNDREMLGSVGRGLIMGNAMAQLKAELPHLPVIGHCRNEAVSHFLTHWLDNNNLPYSPE is encoded by the coding sequence ATGGCTCGGCTCGCTGCATTTGATATGGACGGTACGCTGTTAATGCCGGATCACCGTTTAGGGGAAAAAACCCTGAACACGCTGAAGCGCCTGCGCGAGCGTGATGTCACCCTGACGTTTGCCACCGGGCGTCATGTGCTGGAGATGCGCCATTTGCTGGGCGCGTTTTCCCTCGACGCTTTTCTGATCACCGGCAACGGGACGCGAATTCACTCCGTAGAAGGGGATGTGCTGCACCGGCAGGATCTCAACCCGGAAGTCGCGGATATCGTGCTGCACAGCACCTGGGACACGCAGGCCAGCGTCCACGTCTTTAACGATCGCGGCTGGTTTACCGGAAGCGAAATCCCGGAATTATTGCACGCGCATGTTTACAGCGGCTTTAAATACCAGCTCATCGATCTGCGTCGGATCCCCGCCCATGCGGTAACCAAGATCTGTTTCTGCGGCGATCATGACGATCTGTGCCGCTTACGGATTCAGCTGAATGAGGCGCTGGGCGATCGGGCGCACCTGACCTTCTCGGCGGTGGATTGTCTGGAAGTGCTGCCGGTGGGCTGTAACAAAGGCTCCGCTCTGGCGGTGCTGAGCGACCACCTTGGCTTAACGCTGCAGGAGTGTATGGCGTTTGGTGACGCGATGAACGACCGCGAAATGCTCGGTAGCGTAGGTCGCGGTCTGATCATGGGGAATGCGATGGCGCAGCTGAAAGCAGAACTTCCCCATCTGCCGGTTATTGGCCACTGCCGCAATGAAGCAGTGTCCCATTTTTTGACGCATTGGCTGGACAACAACAATCTCCCGTATTCCCCCGAATAG
- a CDS encoding PLP-dependent cysteine synthase family protein: protein MMNSTWVKHAISEINADYQRSADTHLIRLSLPGFDGIQLYLKDESTHPTGSLKHRLARSLFLYGLCNGWIKEGTTIIESSSGSTAVSEAYFARLLGLPFIAVMPSCTAKRKIEQIEFYGGRCHFVESACEIYAASEMLARELNGHYMDQFTFAERATDWRGNNNIADSIFRQMTHEPHPVPSYIVMSAGTGGTSATIGRYIRCQGYDTQLMVVDPQNSVFLDYWQNRDAGLRSPVGSKIEGIGRPRVEPSFIPDVVDEMMRVPDAASVATAHWLETQLGRKVGASTGTNMWGALQLAARMREEGRTGSIVTLLCDSGERYLETYYNAEWVQANIGDIAPWKAQIADLVK from the coding sequence ATGATGAATAGCACCTGGGTTAAACATGCGATCAGCGAAATCAATGCCGACTATCAGCGCTCGGCGGATACGCACCTGATTCGCCTTTCCCTGCCGGGATTTGACGGCATTCAGCTCTATCTGAAAGATGAAAGCACTCATCCCACCGGCAGCCTGAAGCATCGCCTGGCGCGCTCGCTGTTTTTATACGGTTTATGTAACGGCTGGATTAAAGAAGGCACCACTATTATTGAATCTTCGTCCGGTTCAACGGCGGTGTCCGAAGCCTATTTCGCCCGCCTGCTGGGCCTGCCGTTTATCGCGGTGATGCCGTCCTGCACCGCAAAACGCAAAATCGAACAGATCGAATTTTACGGCGGACGCTGCCACTTTGTGGAAAGCGCCTGCGAAATCTACGCCGCCTCCGAAATGCTGGCCCGCGAGCTGAACGGCCACTATATGGACCAGTTCACCTTCGCCGAGCGCGCGACGGACTGGCGCGGGAATAACAACATTGCCGACAGTATCTTCCGCCAGATGACCCACGAACCGCATCCGGTTCCGTCCTACATTGTCATGAGCGCCGGTACCGGCGGCACGTCAGCCACGATCGGACGCTACATCCGCTGTCAGGGCTACGATACCCAGCTGATGGTGGTTGACCCGCAGAACTCCGTGTTCCTCGACTACTGGCAAAACCGCGATGCTGGCCTGCGCAGCCCGGTAGGCAGCAAAATTGAAGGCATTGGCCGTCCGCGCGTCGAGCCCTCTTTCATCCCCGACGTCGTGGATGAGATGATGCGCGTGCCGGATGCCGCGAGCGTGGCAACGGCGCACTGGCTGGAAACGCAGCTGGGCCGCAAAGTGGGCGCATCGACGGGCACCAATATGTGGGGCGCACTGCAGCTTGCCGCACGTATGCGCGAAGAGGGCCGCACCGGTTCCATCGTCACGCTGTTGTGCGACAGCGGCGAGCGTTATCTCGAGACCTACTACAACGCAGAGTGGGTGCAGGCCAACATCGGCGATATCGCCCCGTGGAAAGCGCAGATTGCAGACCTGGTGAAATAA
- a CDS encoding Lrp/AsnC family transcriptional regulator, giving the protein MLDKIDRKLLSLLQNDCTLSLQALADAVNLTTTPCWKRLKKLEDDGILLGRVALLDPEKLGLGLTAFVLIKTQHHSSEWYCRFVTQVSEMPEVLGFWRMAGEYDYLMRVQVADMKRYDDFYKRLVNSVPGLSDVTSSFAMEQIKYTTALPIE; this is encoded by the coding sequence ATGCTAGATAAAATTGACCGCAAGCTCCTTTCATTGCTGCAAAATGACTGTACCCTCTCTTTGCAGGCGCTGGCAGATGCCGTTAATCTGACCACCACTCCGTGCTGGAAGCGCCTTAAGAAGCTGGAAGATGACGGCATTCTTCTGGGGCGCGTCGCGTTGTTAGATCCCGAAAAGCTGGGGCTTGGGTTGACGGCATTTGTGCTGATAAAAACCCAGCATCACAGCAGCGAGTGGTATTGCCGCTTCGTTACTCAGGTGTCTGAGATGCCCGAGGTGCTCGGTTTCTGGCGTATGGCCGGAGAGTATGATTACCTGATGCGCGTCCAGGTGGCCGACATGAAGCGCTATGATGATTTCTACAAGCGGCTGGTGAACAGCGTACCGGGTTTGTCGGACGTCACCTCAAGCTTCGCCATGGAACAGATTAAATACACCACAGCATTACCCATTGAATAA
- a CDS encoding SmdA family multidrug ABC transporter permease/ATP-binding protein gives MRLFAQLSWYFRREWQRYLGAVALLIIIAILQLIPPKVVGYVVDGVTEQHYTTARVLMWVGTLVLTAVIVYLLRYVWRVLLFGASYQLAVELREDFYRQLSRQHPEFYLRHRTGDLIARATNDVDRVVFAAGEGVLTLVDSLVMGCAVLIVMSTQISWQLTLLALLPMPIMALAINRYGEQLHERFKLAQAAFSSLNDRTQESMTSIRMIKAFGLEDRQSALFAADAADTGAKNMRVARIDARFDPTIYIAIGMANMLAIGGGSWMVVQGTLTLGQLTSFAMYLGLMIWPMLALAWMFNIVERGSAAYSRIRAMLAEAPVVIDGSEALPEGRGVMTVDVRKFVYPHTEHPVLENVSFTLQPGQMLGICGPTGSGKSTVLSLLQRHFDVTEGDIRFHDIPLTRLLLDEWRGRLAVVSQTPFLFSDTVANNIALGRPGATQEEIEHVARLASVHDDILRLPQGYETEVGERGVMLSGGQKQRISIARALLLNAEILILDDALSAVDGRTEHQILHNLRQWGDGRTVIISAHRLSALTEASEILVLQHGHIAQRGQHETLAEQPGWYRDMYRYQQLEAALDDAPEEDEEAANA, from the coding sequence GTGCGATTATTTGCCCAATTAAGCTGGTACTTTCGTCGGGAGTGGCAACGCTACCTCGGTGCAGTCGCCCTGCTTATTATTATTGCCATCCTGCAGCTGATCCCGCCGAAAGTGGTGGGATACGTCGTGGATGGCGTCACCGAACAGCATTACACCACCGCACGGGTGTTGATGTGGGTCGGCACGCTGGTGCTGACGGCGGTCATTGTTTATCTGCTGCGCTACGTCTGGCGCGTGCTGCTGTTTGGTGCGTCCTATCAGCTGGCCGTTGAGCTGCGTGAAGATTTTTACCGCCAGCTGAGCCGACAGCATCCCGAATTTTATCTGCGTCATCGCACCGGGGATCTCATCGCCCGCGCGACGAACGACGTCGATCGCGTGGTCTTTGCCGCCGGGGAAGGGGTGCTGACGCTGGTGGACTCGCTGGTGATGGGCTGCGCGGTGCTGATCGTGATGTCCACGCAGATCAGCTGGCAGCTGACCCTTCTCGCCCTGCTGCCGATGCCGATCATGGCGCTGGCGATCAATCGCTATGGCGAACAGCTGCACGAGCGCTTCAAGCTGGCGCAGGCGGCGTTTTCATCTCTGAACGATCGCACCCAGGAGAGCATGACCAGCATCCGCATGATCAAAGCGTTTGGCCTGGAAGACCGGCAGTCGGCGCTGTTTGCCGCCGATGCGGCAGACACGGGGGCGAAAAACATGCGCGTCGCGCGTATCGACGCCCGTTTTGACCCGACGATTTATATCGCAATCGGCATGGCAAATATGCTGGCCATTGGCGGCGGAAGCTGGATGGTGGTGCAGGGCACGCTTACCCTGGGGCAATTGACCAGCTTTGCGATGTATCTGGGTCTCATGATCTGGCCGATGCTGGCGCTGGCCTGGATGTTTAACATCGTGGAGCGCGGCAGCGCCGCCTACAGCCGCATTCGCGCCATGCTGGCCGAAGCGCCGGTGGTCATCGACGGTAGCGAAGCCCTACCGGAAGGGCGCGGCGTCATGACAGTCGACGTCCGCAAGTTTGTCTATCCGCATACGGAGCATCCGGTGCTGGAGAACGTCAGCTTTACCCTACAGCCAGGGCAAATGTTGGGCATCTGCGGCCCGACGGGATCCGGCAAAAGTACCGTGCTCTCTCTGCTTCAGCGCCACTTTGACGTCACCGAGGGCGATATCCGCTTCCACGATATTCCCCTGACCAGACTGCTGCTGGACGAGTGGCGCGGTCGCCTGGCGGTCGTCAGCCAGACGCCGTTTTTATTTTCGGACACCGTGGCGAACAACATCGCCCTTGGCCGCCCTGGGGCGACGCAGGAAGAGATTGAACACGTGGCGCGTCTGGCCAGCGTTCATGATGATATTTTGCGTCTGCCGCAGGGGTACGAGACGGAAGTCGGGGAACGCGGCGTCATGCTGTCCGGCGGGCAAAAACAGCGTATCTCCATTGCCCGCGCGCTGCTGCTGAATGCTGAAATCCTGATTCTGGATGATGCACTTTCCGCCGTGGACGGCCGTACCGAGCATCAAATTCTGCATAACCTGCGCCAGTGGGGCGACGGACGCACGGTCATTATCAGCGCCCACCGTTTGTCTGCGCTAACCGAAGCCAGCGAAATTCTGGTCTTGCAGCACGGGCACATTGCCCAGCGCGGGCAGCATGAAACGCTTGCCGAGCAGCCGGGCTGGTATCGCGATATGTACCGCTATCAACAGCTTGAGGCGGCGCTGGACGATGCGCCGGAAGAAGATGAGGAGGCCGCCAATGCGTAA
- a CDS encoding SmdB family multidrug efflux ABC transporter permease/ATP-binding protein, with protein MRKLGTMWPTLKRLLAYGSPWRKPLSVAVLLLWIAAIAEVSGPLLISYFIDNMVAKSYLPLGLVAGLGVAYVGLQLAAAGLHYAQSLLFNRAAVGVVQQLRTDVMDAALRQPLSEFDIQPVGQVISRVTNDTEVIRDLYVTVVATVLRSAALIGAMLVAMFSLDWRMALVAITIFPAVLIVMVIYQRYSTPIVRRVRAYLADINDGFNEVINGMSVIQQFRQQARFGERMGEASRSHYMARMQTLRLDGFLLRPLLSLFSALVLCGLLMLFGLSSNGTIEVGVLYAFISYLGRLNEPLIELTTQQSMLQQAVVAGERVFELMDRPRQAYGNDERPLQSGTIAFDNVSFAYREDRLVLQDITLDVPSRGFVALVGHTGSGKSTLASLLMGYYPVTHGEIRLDGRPLASLSHTVLRKGVAMVQQDPVVLADTFYANVTLGRDYSQEQVWDVLEKVQLAELARGFSDGINTKLGEQGNNLSVGQKQLLALARVLIETPQILILDEATASIDSGTEQAIQQALAAVRDHTTLVVIAHRLSTIVDADTILVLHRGQAVERGTHRELLEAKGRYWQMYQLQLAGEELAASVRDEESLSA; from the coding sequence ATGCGTAAGCTCGGAACGATGTGGCCGACGCTCAAACGTCTGCTGGCCTACGGCTCGCCGTGGCGTAAACCGCTCTCCGTTGCCGTGCTTTTACTCTGGATTGCGGCGATTGCTGAAGTGAGCGGTCCTTTGCTCATTAGCTACTTCATCGACAATATGGTCGCCAAAAGCTATCTGCCCCTGGGGCTGGTGGCGGGGTTAGGCGTGGCCTACGTTGGCCTTCAGCTGGCGGCGGCAGGGCTGCACTATGCTCAGTCGCTGCTGTTTAACCGTGCTGCCGTGGGCGTTGTTCAGCAACTGCGTACGGATGTGATGGACGCGGCGCTTCGCCAGCCGCTCAGCGAGTTTGATATCCAGCCGGTCGGGCAGGTGATCTCGCGCGTGACCAACGATACCGAGGTGATCCGCGATCTGTACGTCACCGTGGTCGCGACGGTATTACGCAGCGCGGCGCTGATTGGCGCGATGCTGGTGGCGATGTTCAGCCTCGACTGGCGCATGGCGCTGGTGGCGATCACCATCTTCCCGGCGGTGCTGATTGTCATGGTGATTTATCAGCGTTACAGCACGCCGATTGTGCGTCGGGTTCGCGCCTATCTGGCCGACATCAATGATGGCTTCAACGAAGTGATTAACGGCATGAGCGTCATCCAGCAGTTCCGCCAGCAGGCGCGCTTTGGCGAGCGCATGGGCGAAGCCAGCCGTTCACACTATATGGCGCGTATGCAGACGCTGCGCCTGGACGGTTTCCTGCTGCGACCGCTGTTGAGCCTGTTCTCAGCGCTGGTGCTGTGTGGGTTGCTGATGCTCTTTGGCCTGAGCTCAAACGGTACTATTGAGGTGGGCGTGCTGTACGCTTTTATTAGCTATCTGGGACGCCTCAACGAGCCGCTGATAGAGCTCACCACCCAGCAATCGATGCTGCAGCAGGCGGTGGTCGCCGGTGAGCGCGTGTTTGAGCTGATGGACAGGCCGCGCCAGGCCTACGGCAATGACGAGCGTCCTCTGCAAAGCGGGACTATCGCCTTTGATAACGTCTCGTTTGCCTATCGCGAAGACCGGCTGGTGCTGCAGGACATCACGCTTGACGTTCCGTCGCGCGGTTTCGTGGCGCTGGTGGGGCATACCGGCAGCGGTAAGAGCACGCTCGCCAGCCTGTTGATGGGCTATTACCCGGTCACGCACGGCGAAATCCGCCTCGACGGGCGCCCGCTCGCGTCTCTCAGCCACACCGTGTTGCGTAAAGGCGTCGCGATGGTGCAGCAGGATCCGGTCGTGCTGGCCGATACTTTCTACGCGAACGTGACCCTTGGCCGAGACTACTCCCAGGAGCAGGTCTGGGACGTGCTGGAAAAAGTGCAGCTGGCAGAGCTGGCGCGCGGGTTTAGCGATGGGATCAATACCAAACTGGGCGAGCAAGGGAACAATCTCTCCGTCGGGCAAAAGCAACTTCTGGCGCTGGCGCGGGTGCTGATTGAAACCCCGCAGATCCTGATTCTGGATGAAGCCACTGCCAGTATTGACTCCGGCACCGAGCAGGCCATCCAGCAGGCGCTGGCCGCCGTACGCGACCATACGACGCTGGTGGTGATTGCCCACCGTCTTTCCACCATCGTCGATGCCGATACCATTCTGGTGCTGCATCGCGGACAGGCCGTTGAACGCGGTACCCACCGTGAACTGCTGGAAGCAAAAGGGCGCTACTGGCAGATGTACCAGCTGCAGCTGGCGGGCGAAGAGCTGGCGGCCAGCGTGCGCGATGAAGAGTCGCTTAGCGCCTGA
- the glnK gene encoding P-II family nitrogen regulator → MKLVTVVIKPFKLEDVREALSSMGIQGLTVTEVKGFGRQKGHAELYRGAEYSVNFLPKVKIDVAIADDQLDEVIDVISKAAYTGKIGDGKIFVAELQRVIRIRTGESDEAAL, encoded by the coding sequence ATGAAGCTGGTTACGGTTGTAATCAAACCATTCAAACTCGAAGACGTGCGTGAAGCGTTGTCTTCAATGGGTATTCAGGGACTGACTGTCACCGAAGTGAAAGGCTTTGGTCGTCAGAAGGGGCATGCCGAGCTTTATCGCGGGGCGGAATACAGCGTTAACTTTCTGCCAAAAGTAAAAATTGATGTCGCGATTGCTGACGATCAGCTTGATGAAGTCATTGATGTCATTAGCAAAGCGGCCTATACCGGAAAAATTGGCGACGGCAAAATTTTCGTTGCCGAACTGCAGCGCGTCATTCGCATCCGTACCGGCGAATCTGACGAAGCGGCTCTGTAA
- the amtB gene encoding ammonium transporter AmtB, translated as MKIATLKTGLGSLALLPGLALAATPAVVDKADNAFMMISTALVLFMSIPGIALFYGGLIRGKNVLSMLTQVAVTFALVCVLWVVYGYSLAFGTGNAFFGNFDWVMLKNIELTALMGSFYQYIHVAFQGSFACITVGLIVGALAERIRFSAVLIFVVVWMTLSYVPIAHMVWGGGLLATHGALDFAGGTVVHINAAVAGLVGAYLIGKRVGFGKEAFKPHNLPMVFTGTAILYFGWFGFNAGSASAANEIAALAFVNTVVATAGAILSWVFGEWAVRGKPSLLGACSGAIAGLVGITPACGYVGVGGALLVGLVSGLAGLWGVTALKRVLRVDDPCDVFGVHGVCGIVGCIMTGIFAAKSLGGVGYAEGVTMVHQVLVQLESIAITVVWSAVVAFIGYKLADMTVGLRVPEEQEREGLDVNSHGENAYNA; from the coding sequence ATGAAGATAGCAACACTCAAAACGGGTCTGGGTTCGCTGGCGCTGCTGCCGGGCCTGGCGCTGGCTGCTACCCCAGCGGTGGTCGACAAAGCCGATAACGCCTTTATGATGATCAGCACCGCGCTGGTGCTGTTCATGTCAATTCCGGGCATTGCGCTGTTCTACGGCGGCCTGATCCGTGGCAAAAACGTTCTCTCCATGCTGACGCAGGTTGCCGTGACGTTCGCACTGGTCTGCGTGCTGTGGGTGGTTTACGGTTACTCGCTGGCGTTCGGCACGGGCAACGCGTTCTTTGGTAACTTCGACTGGGTGATGCTGAAAAATATTGAGCTGACCGCGCTGATGGGCAGCTTCTATCAGTACATCCACGTTGCGTTCCAGGGCTCCTTCGCCTGTATTACCGTCGGGCTGATTGTGGGCGCGCTCGCCGAGCGTATTCGTTTCTCTGCCGTGCTGATCTTCGTGGTGGTCTGGATGACGCTATCCTATGTGCCGATTGCGCACATGGTCTGGGGTGGCGGTCTGCTGGCAACGCACGGCGCGCTGGACTTCGCGGGCGGTACCGTTGTACACATCAACGCCGCGGTCGCGGGCCTGGTGGGCGCCTACCTGATTGGCAAACGCGTGGGCTTCGGTAAAGAAGCGTTCAAACCGCACAACCTGCCGATGGTGTTTACCGGTACGGCTATCCTCTACTTTGGCTGGTTTGGCTTCAACGCCGGCTCGGCAAGTGCAGCAAACGAAATCGCCGCGCTGGCCTTCGTGAACACCGTTGTGGCCACGGCCGGTGCAATCCTCTCCTGGGTGTTTGGCGAGTGGGCGGTACGCGGTAAACCGTCTCTGCTGGGTGCCTGTTCGGGTGCCATTGCCGGTCTGGTTGGCATTACGCCAGCGTGTGGTTATGTCGGCGTGGGTGGCGCGCTGCTGGTCGGCCTGGTGTCCGGTCTGGCGGGTCTGTGGGGCGTGACCGCACTGAAACGTGTGCTGCGCGTTGACGACCCATGCGATGTGTTTGGTGTTCACGGCGTGTGCGGTATCGTGGGTTGTATCATGACCGGTATCTTCGCCGCGAAATCGCTCGGTGGCGTGGGCTACGCAGAAGGCGTGACCATGGTTCATCAGGTGCTGGTGCAGCTGGAAAGTATTGCAATCACCGTTGTCTGGTCTGCCGTTGTCGCTTTCATTGGCTATAAGCTGGCGGATATGACGGTGGGTCTGCGCGTACCGGAAGAGCAGGAACGCGAAGGTCTGGACGTCAACAGCCACGGCGAGAATGCGTATAACGCCTGA
- the tesB gene encoding acyl-CoA thioesterase II, whose product MSQALNNLLTLLNLEKIEEGLFRGQSEDLGLRQVFGGQVVGQALYAAKETVPADRLVHSFHSYFLRPGDSAKPIVYDVEVLRDGNSFSARRVAAIQSGKPIFYMTASFQAPEPGYEHQKVMPPAPSPDSLKSETDIARALAHLLPPQVKEKFLCDKPLEIRPVEFHNPMKGHTAEPKRQVWIRANGTVPEDFRVHQYLLGYASDFNFLPVALQPHGVGFLEKGMQVATIDHSMWFHRPFNMNEWLLYSVESTSASSARGFVRGEFYTQDGVLVASTVQEGVMRNRG is encoded by the coding sequence ATGAGTCAGGCACTGAACAATCTGCTGACATTACTGAATCTGGAAAAAATTGAGGAAGGACTCTTTCGCGGACAGAGCGAAGATCTCGGCTTACGCCAGGTCTTCGGGGGGCAAGTCGTTGGACAGGCACTGTACGCAGCAAAGGAGACTGTCCCGGCAGACCGTCTGGTGCATTCATTCCACAGCTACTTCTTACGCCCTGGCGATAGCGCAAAACCGATTGTGTATGACGTTGAAGTCCTGCGAGACGGCAACAGCTTCAGCGCACGCCGCGTAGCGGCCATTCAGAGCGGCAAGCCGATCTTTTACATGACCGCCTCTTTCCAGGCGCCGGAACCCGGCTACGAACATCAAAAGGTGATGCCCCCGGCTCCGTCACCCGACTCTTTAAAGTCAGAGACGGATATCGCCCGCGCGCTGGCGCATCTGCTTCCGCCGCAGGTCAAAGAGAAGTTTCTCTGCGATAAGCCGCTGGAGATCCGCCCGGTTGAGTTCCACAACCCGATGAAAGGCCATACCGCCGAGCCGAAGCGCCAGGTCTGGATCCGGGCTAACGGGACCGTGCCGGAAGATTTCCGCGTGCATCAGTATCTGCTGGGCTATGCGTCAGATTTCAACTTCCTGCCGGTGGCGCTGCAGCCGCACGGCGTTGGTTTCCTGGAAAAAGGGATGCAGGTTGCGACGATCGATCACTCCATGTGGTTCCACCGTCCGTTCAACATGAATGAGTGGCTGCTTTACAGCGTGGAGAGTACGTCAGCGTCGAGCGCGCGTGGGTTTGTGCGTGGGGAGTTTTATACTCAGGACGGCGTGCTGGTCGCGTCTACGGTGCAGGAAGGGGTAATGCGTAATCGCGGGTGA